The Brachyhypopomus gauderio isolate BG-103 chromosome 1, BGAUD_0.2, whole genome shotgun sequence genome includes the window TAAGGTGTGGTTCCTGGTCTCTGGGTTGAACAGTAAGGTGTGGTTCCTGGTCTCTGGGTTGAACAGTAAGGTGTAGTGGTTCCTGGTCTCTGGGTTGAACAGTAAGGTGTAGTGGTTCCTGGTCTCTGGGTTGAACAGTAAGGTGTGGTGgcagagatggggactcgagtttgggactcggactcgagtcgcacttaagtcgcatatacagtgacttcagactcgacttagacttgcattcaaaagacttgcgactcgacttggactcgtgatttgagacttgtgaacaatcttttatttgtaatgttcttttgtgtttcatttgacaaccttttctccgtctgtatgctttttacttcccgctgacgtaacattttcggcgcgcggaccctcgcgccggtcgcgacgcgtcaagtatttcgcaagtgaccgttgcgcgcgactccgcacacgtgAACTTGGCGCTGCGCGCGCCGCAAAACATCGCGATCAcggcggcgctggtgaggacgctcgcttctgttccaccattcataatacgttttgggtacaaaacaagtacaagtagcaaatagaagagcagcaaactgcagcgtgtgtggcataaaaatacaggacgctggttccaccacatctaattttattcgccacctgaaaacccacccggaaaggttagtcactgcctgaaaggttattagcaatattgcaatattggtattgacttCCCACCAGTGGTGgcagtagagagggtgttcagtcatggaggtctcataatgcgccctcaccgagccaggctaagtgcaagtatcctgtcaatcctgatcttttaaaaatgtaatgcgttagttgcataaacatTGTATAAACATTGTTTCCTTGTATtggacactgaaagacaccttgaagttgtgtttgatccagttaattaggagaaaaatagttgttgctgcagggctttttatgtcagaatcattattattgtaaaatttgaattctgtttttaatttttattttataatcactaatttggttgctattttctttatatgcagacctttcatatatatatagttaaaaatgattttttaaatttcacagccctcctttatcttttagaacaaaatatagcagatgttctactgaaagaagagaatattgtatccagaaaaatttcagttttgtaagaaaaatactttttggagaaaaatacggatacaaaatttatctggaaaacatttgtgtgtgcgtgcgcacttttaaaaattgtatttcttcatttaccagtttaagctattatacatcagaagtgtcataacataccattacaactatacagtgatttgcgactacagtgtcactcaaatatttgggacttgacttggacttgaggtcagagacttgagacttgacttggacttgaggtcagagacttgagacttgacttggacttgaggtcagagacttgagacttgacttggacttgagatcaaagacttgagacttgacttagacttgcaaaaaatgacttgtgagcatctctgtgTGGTGGTCTCTGGGTTGAACAGTAAGGTGTGGTTCCTGGTCTCTGGGTTGAACAGTAAGGTGTAGTGGTTCCTGGTCTCTGGGTTGAACAGTAAGGTGTGGTGGTCTCTGGTCTCTGGGTTGAACAGTGAGGTGTGGGTTCTGGTCTCTGGGTTCAACAGTAATGTGTGGGTTCTGGTCTCTGGGTTGAACAGTAAGGTGTGGTGGTCTCTGGTCTCTGGGTTGAACAGTAATGTGTGGTGGTCTCTGGGTTGAACAGTAATGTGTGGTGGTTCCTGGTCTCTGGGTTGAACAGTAAGGTGTGGTTCCTGGTCTCTGGGTTGAACAGTAAGGTGTGGGTTCTGGTCTCTGGGTTCAACAGTAATGTGTGGGTTCTGGTCTCTGGGTTGAACAGTAAGGTGTGGGTTCTGGTCTCTGGGTTCAACAGTAATGTGTGGGTTCTGCTCTCTGGGTTGAACAGTAAGGTGTGGGTTCTGGTCTCTGGGTTGAACAGTAAGGTGTGGTTCCTGGTCTCTGGGTTGAACAGTAAGGTGTGGTTCCTGGTCTCTGGGTTGAACAGTAAGGTGTGGTTCCTGGTCTCTGGGTTGAACAGTAAGGTGTAGTGGTTCCTGGTCTCTGGGTTGAACAGTAAGGTGTGGTTCCTGGTCTCTGGGTTGAACAGTAAGGTGTAGTGGTTCCTGGTCTCTGGGTTGAACAGTAATGTGTGGTGGTCTCTGGTCTCTGGGTTGAACAGTAAGGTGTGGGTTCTGGTCTCTGGGTTGAACAGTAAGGTGTGGTGGTCTCTGGTCTCTGGGTTGAACAGTAAGGTGTGGGTTCTGGTCTCTGGGTTGAACAGTAAGGTGTGGTGGTCTCTGGTCTCTGGGTTGAACAGTAAGGTGTGGTTCCTGGTCTCTGGGTTGAACAGTAATGTGTGGGTTCTGGTCTCTGGGTTGAACAGTAAGGTGTGGGTTCTGGTCTCTGGGTTGAACAGTAAGGTGTGGTTCCTGGTCTCTGGGTTGAACAGTAATGTGTGGGTTCTGGTCTCTGGGTTGAACAGTAAGGTGTGGTTCCTGGTCTCTGGACTCTGTCCCTCTTTATTTTGCTTCATCTCGGCTACTTATCTGAGTTATTTACCACTGTCACAGTAAACTCATCAGCCAAGTTATTACATGGTTGTAAACAAGCCACCATGACCATCTAGATTACATCTTCGGGCCAATATGAAGcaacacacattaataataaacacacattaataataaacacacaataataataaatcattaAATCCTCCTAACAGAGTGGGTGTCTGATCTCAGCGGTTACCATGGGCAACAGACTTCCGCTAGCCTAGCTGGCTAAGCTAGCACTGATTTAGACGGAGAACAGCTGTAGGCGGGATTATGTTTTCTTTACATCATAAAACCGCGCGGATTAACTCAATAATCCATTGATTACTACTGAAACGCAGCGTGAACGTCCTAATAAAACACCGTTATAGCGGCTAAAGAAATGAAGCATTTTACGAGCTAACTCACCTTTCGAATCCGTGCGCCTTCCGCTCCGACTAGAGAGCCAATCAGAGGCGGCGGAGCCGTGCGTCGCGTAAAccgtcccccccacacacacacaccctcaactaTAGTTCCGACCTTTAACTTCGTCTTCGGATCATCACTTCTGCGGTTTGAACGTAGGATATACACTACAAACAGTATTTCCAAACATTAAACAAACCACAATTGCCTTTATATTTGTTTGTAAAACGACGTTTATTGACTTTAGGTTGAGACATGTCCGTCTGCACCAAGGTGTGGTCTACACCGTCCAGGAATCGTGTGAATCATGTGTTATGGTTGTGATCTCGTTATCATATCAACACACTATTACTGACGGGCTGGACCTCCTCATTTGGTCTTTGGTCTTGAACTGAGAACATCGGATCTGCTGCAGAGGTAAACGTGACAAACTGAAACAACAACTTATTTTCTGTTCAAAcgttttgcttttttgtttacTAGGATTTCAGGGACAAAACTGTTAAATTCTGTAATGAGTACCACCACTATCTGAAGAATTTAAAGCAAAGTAGATTTTGGTTTTCAGACTGACATTTTCTTGGATACATTATAAAGATTTATTAATGTAGCATGTCATTTATTAATGACTTGAGGGGTGCTTTAAACATATCTCATCGAATCAAAAATGAAAAGATGTTTCCTCTTCAGATGGAGTTCAGTATTGAGCAGACGTGGGATAGTCTACCTGTGGGCCATGCTCCGGTGAAGATCCTCTTCTCACCTGGTGAAGGTGGTCTCACCATGAGCGTGGATGCTCCGTTCTTCAACGACCCAGCTGCTCCTCCTGGACCTCCTGGCCAACCCTTCCCTGGGCTCTGGGATTACGAGGGTACGATGCGGCTCACAACCGCCGTTTTGTGCGAGTTTTAGCAAAGTAATAAAAAGTCAGTATCGTTGTGAATATCAGCCACAACACTGCTTCTAATGGTTGAAATGATTTGAACATCGTTACCTTGGAGAAGGTGCAAGCCCAGTGAGGGGTTCCACACAGCAGGATTTCTGAGGTTAGCCAGATAAGGTCAGAGTTGgacactgtccaataggaatgTCCCTCAACTATTCTCCTATTGGACAGTCTTGACTTTGGGCTTAGGCTATCTGGCTGATCTGAGACCTGCTGCTTTGTGGATCACCCCCTGGTGGTCTTTGTCTAAGAGTTTGCCACCACAGGCCTCTGTGGCTCTTGGACATCTCTGCAGACGGACACACCAGGCACTGAGCGTTAGTTATCGGTTCAGGTGTGGGACCTGCAGCACAGAACACATATGGACTATTTGGAGAAGTTTGGAGATGATCCATCTGGAGCGATTCGACTGTCAAAGCTTTTCAGACAGTACAAGCTAAACAGTGGAGTACAGCAGCCTTCAGGAAGTCtgactgatctgagaacagtgcGTTGCTGAAGTGAATGGTATTGTGTTCATCTCTGCAGTGGTGGAGTCCTTCTTCCTGAACAGCACTGAGGAGAAGTATCTGGAGGTCGAAGTGTGTCCGTAAGTTCTGCCTTTCCCCATTTATCACTGCTCTCGCATGTGTGTCACGTCCTGTTTTATAATCCAACACGTCTGTCATATTACAGACATGGACAACATCTCATCCTCCTGCTGAATGGAAAACACAATGCATTCATGGTAAGAGAATTTTCTGTACTAAACAGTCTATATATAACAGTATGCAGTCTATACTACTACGGAtccggaccaaaacaaaaccgtagcatttatttcagggctattgaaaaaacactccgtcacgagtgttaacgttcgccaccctgctcaacaacttacgttcgccaccccccgtaatatatgtatatatatacagtctaCACATAAGAGTATACAGTCTATGCTAAACAGTCTATATATAACCGTCCATATACTCAAAAGCTTTATGTATGTAAAAGTAATTCATTAACTTTACATTTATGGAACGTGTGCATACATATCTATTCATCCAGCCGCATGTgtatatgttcatgtgtgtgcgtacatgtgtgagtgtgcgtacgtgtgtgtatgtgtgtgtgtgtgtgtgtgtgtacatgtgtatgtgtgtgtgtgtgcgcgtgtataaAAATATACCCAACATTTGAAATGGAGCACAGGTAGAAACAGAGCatcaccctcctcctcttcctcctcctcttcctcaagcAACAGCTTCCTCTGTCGTTCAGCGGGGCGGTAACCGGAGACAGGTGGCGTGGGGAGGCGCTCCTGCCCTGGAGGTATTTCCCCCCCGGCGTTGATAAGATGAACTCCTATGCCATCCATGGCTCGGGGGCAGGAAGGCGCTTCGAGGCTCTCTACCCGGTTCCCCGAGAGGACCTCCATGAGGGACAAGGCCCAGACTTGTAAGACTTCTTCTTTCAGACGCCTGCCTTTGATGTGAGCTGTTGTGCGTGTGGTTAATCCCCAGTGAGGGAGTGTCATTAACTGGGTCGCGTTCTGACGGGGAAGAGAGAGTCTGGCAGGATTCAACACTCCTCCCCTCCCATCACACAGAAATCACACCATAACTCTGTCATTACACCCTCCTCTCTTAAATACTTATAGTTCAGTTTTACTGGTATTAAATCCTTTATTCATTTCCAGCTGCCATATAATGGCCTCATATACTTTAGTTTTTTGTTTAAGAAATAAAAGGTAGATGAATCTCGCAGATCTGATCTGCGTCCCGCGAGGAATCGGAGCAGGTTCACCCTCTATATCCGCCCCGATGACCCGCATGAACGTGCTTCCAGAAGGAATGTTTGTAAAGTCAAAAAATTGCTGACTACTGTACTGTGATATTGCAATGTTTTTTAATGGCGTTCTCTGACACTTTTTAATAATACCCTGTTGTAATATGGAATTATACAGTTTTAATTCTAATATTGTGACAGCCCATAGAGAAAACAAGAAAAGGCTGTTGTCATGCAAATGTTTAAAACTGCATATGGAAAAATAATAGGATTTTACATCTGAGTCCATCATGAGTGCCTTATAGGACACAAAGTCGTGTGTGAAGTCATTTTTCCTCCCTTTTCAGCCACCGCCTGGAGTATTTCCAACCCTTCAGACTGCAAGGCATTATGGGAGAGGGCTGGGTCCAGCCCGAGTCTGACCTATGGGAAGCAGCCAGCAAATGAACAGCTGATCTCAGGCCTGTAAAGGCAGAAGAATCCAGAGCAGAACCACACAGCAAGATAACGCTCTACTGATCTGCGTTCAGGGTGCCTGACTGATCATGTGTCTCTGTTCTACACTCCTCCTgcacaaagtgctttgcaatCTTATCAAAAGCTAATGATGATTATTACCTTAATGTAGGCCTAATGGTATTTAGATGGGCTTTACCATTAAACATGCCCTACATCAATAATACAGCTGTAATCTCTGTTATGTGAATGGTGTTTCTACGTTAATGAGTGCAATAAAATGAACCATCGAGAATTACAGAGCAGAAATAAACAAGGCTCAGAAACGTCCAagtaataaaccaacacaattTATGACCTAAtcgagttctctctctctctttccctctctctctctctctctctctctctccctctctctctccctctttctccctccctcactctcagtTTGCTCAACAAAGCAGTTTAATAACAATTTACTTAATTTATTCTAGAAACAAAGGTCTGAATTAGCAGGTTAAAAACATAAAGTGATCGTAATCGAGTTGCTTGGAGCACTGGGGTTTCACATCTTCTATATCATAAATGAATAGAACTTTGCTACTAATAGTGCAAACCCTGCCCCCTTCCCaaagaccccgcccccttcaAAATACAGGTATACTTTATCCTTTTCTTTCCTTAACTACAACATTTCAAGGAACTTCTTCTTCTTCCCAGATCCGGGTATTGGgaccatcatctctctctctctgtcttcctgctTCCCCGACACGTTCACAGACTCTCCGCTGCTCGTTATGTCGCACACGTTAATCCGTTATTGAGCTCTACCCGCTTTAATTGGCGCGCGCTCTCTTTGAAATCTGCCGGTGATTACACCCTTCACCCCCTGAGAAAGACCCTCAagatcacagagagagagagggagggagagagaatgagaaggagagaggaagcaagagagaaggagagagagagggagatcagCTCAATGTCTGCAGTGCTGCAGGGCGGAGCCAGAGAGGCGTGCACGTCCAACACTTCAGTTAAATATCTTTAAGATCTCCAAAACGGGTTTTTATTCTCACGtccatcatcttcctcttctaGAGAGCTTAAAAGGTTTGAACGACGAAGCATTTTTAATCAGAGCTGTGATAAAACATGTCAAAAGGTCTCAAGAGGAGACGGTGGACCTGACATCACCCCACGTGACTCACGCAGGTGACGTGCAGCGGCCCGAAACTCTTAAACGCTCCtaacaaacaaacccaaatcaATAGGCGCGAACCTACGGATTATAAATGAGCGGGCGGTTAATAAGTCTGAACAGAGCTTTATAATTACTCCTCGCAGTCCGTTTAATGAATATTAACAACAACTAATTAGCGGCGCGCGGCTGTGGCGCCCTCCAGCCCCCGTGACAGCGCGCGGAGCCGTCTGCAGGCCGCCGACCTCCTAATGACACCACCGGTAATTGAGTGGGTGGCCACGCGTGCgggcgggcgtgtgtgtgtgtgtgtgtgcgtgcgggcgtgcatgtgtgtgtgtgtgtgtgcggaatGCGTCCGGTAACGGGTCGCGCGGAGGATGAAATGTCAGTCAGGGCCAGTGGGAGACACTGACAGACC containing:
- the c1h4orf33 gene encoding UPF0462 protein C4orf33 homolog, producing the protein MEFSIEQTWDSLPVGHAPVKILFSPGEGGLTMSVDAPFFNDPAAPPGPPGQPFPGLWDYEVVESFFLNSTEEKYLEVEVCPHGQHLILLLNGKHNAFMQQLPLSFSGAVTGDRWRGEALLPWRYFPPGVDKMNSYAIHGSGAGRRFEALYPVPREDLHEGQGPDFHRLEYFQPFRLQGIMGEGWVQPESDLWEAASK